In Agrobacterium vitis, one genomic interval encodes:
- a CDS encoding FAD/NAD(P)-binding protein, with protein sequence MPAANLPQAKKSPIIAIIGGGFTGAAVAWNLARKIQPGRVRIVIYEPRARLGGGLAYDTADPAHRINVPADRMSLDPDEPLDFLDWVGKHRLDEDDRQAALDDGRLFPRRRDFGAYIASKLVPYLANGRIEHVKSDVVALDPSTRGWRLTQADGTTLEADDVVIATSHPSPRPPKALAAVLEGHPRFIPDATVSDALNAIRQEDNVLIVGNGLTGADIAASLLARNHQGPITSISRRGLRSRGHAGTVQEPYGDFIDPPSRSIRQLTRRIREQINHASAEGISWHAVLDAVRAQAQEIWGGLPLDERRRLVRHLRPFWDVHRFRIAPQIEGSINQAISRGQMEILAASVQTVSYDGSKIRVSLRLARSTEKVSRVVDAVVIATGPAHGAIIDNQPYLRNLALKGLIGLDPTGLGLHCDRQSRLLDQHGVVMPGLLVAGPLARGTFGELMGLPQVAHHARDIADQLYARLEEARHDATATAEDAA encoded by the coding sequence ATGCCTGCCGCCAACCTGCCTCAGGCCAAAAAGTCGCCAATAATCGCCATCATTGGAGGCGGTTTTACAGGTGCGGCCGTCGCCTGGAATCTGGCCCGCAAGATACAGCCCGGCCGTGTTCGCATCGTCATTTACGAACCGCGTGCCAGACTTGGCGGCGGACTTGCCTACGACACGGCCGATCCGGCTCATCGCATCAATGTCCCCGCAGACCGGATGAGCCTCGACCCGGACGAGCCTCTCGACTTTCTCGATTGGGTCGGCAAGCACCGTCTGGATGAGGACGACAGGCAAGCGGCTTTGGACGATGGCAGGCTATTTCCGCGCCGTCGCGATTTCGGTGCTTATATCGCCTCGAAGCTGGTGCCTTATCTGGCCAATGGCCGGATAGAGCATGTCAAATCCGATGTCGTTGCGCTGGACCCGTCCACCCGAGGCTGGCGCTTGACACAAGCGGATGGAACAACACTGGAGGCAGATGATGTGGTGATTGCCACCAGTCATCCCTCCCCCAGGCCACCAAAGGCGCTTGCCGCCGTTCTGGAAGGACACCCACGCTTCATCCCCGATGCGACCGTGTCGGATGCGCTCAACGCCATTCGCCAGGAAGACAATGTATTGATTGTAGGCAACGGCCTGACGGGTGCCGATATCGCTGCGTCCTTGCTGGCGCGAAATCATCAAGGGCCGATCACCAGCATTTCAAGGCGCGGCCTGCGTTCCAGAGGCCATGCCGGGACGGTACAGGAGCCCTATGGGGACTTTATCGACCCGCCCAGTCGGTCGATCCGGCAGCTGACCCGCCGCATCCGTGAACAGATCAACCATGCCTCAGCGGAAGGCATCAGCTGGCATGCCGTGCTGGATGCGGTCCGCGCCCAAGCGCAGGAGATCTGGGGTGGATTGCCGCTCGATGAAAGGCGGCGCCTGGTGCGCCACCTACGCCCGTTTTGGGATGTGCATCGGTTCCGCATCGCCCCGCAAATCGAGGGGTCCATCAACCAGGCGATCAGCAGGGGCCAGATGGAGATACTGGCAGCGTCGGTACAAACGGTATCCTATGATGGCTCGAAAATTCGTGTCTCTCTACGTCTAGCGCGCAGTACCGAAAAGGTGTCGCGTGTTGTCGATGCCGTAGTCATTGCCACCGGTCCGGCGCATGGTGCCATCATCGATAACCAGCCTTATCTCCGCAACCTTGCGCTTAAGGGCTTGATCGGCCTCGACCCCACCGGTCTTGGGCTGCATTGCGACCGGCAATCGCGCCTTCTCGACCAGCATGGCGTGGTAATGCCGGGCCTGCTGGTCGCCGGACCGCTTGCCCGTGGTACCTTTGGGGAATTAATGGGTCTGCCCCAGGTTGCGCATCATGCCCGCGACATTGCCGATCAACTGTATGCGCGGCTTGAGGAAGCGCGTCACGATGCGACAGCAACTGCCGAAGACGCAGCATAA
- a CDS encoding SfnB family sulfur acquisition oxidoreductase, translating into MNIIAKPETSGIPAIPRPIEPAHVIRSDAEAIEIAHRLAADFAKDAAIRDRDRIWPVAELDAFSQSGLWSINVPKEFGGPELSYATLAKVVEIISQADSSIGQVAQNHLGVVAAIRTVSDKAQQQLIFGEVLKGLRLGNAFSEFGSKRAADFETKFTDHGDHVIVNGKKFYSSGALLAHKVPIVALDEEGRAWYAIADRDAPGLTVIDDWSSFGQRTTLSGTVILENVKVDKAWLVPGYKGYEVPTADGAIFQIIQVAVDTGIAQAAIVETIDFVRTKSRPWVDSGLDRASDDPYTIQAVGSLSLRLHAAQALLEKAGRAIDVAVTNPNADTVAQAQIITAEAKILSTEIAIEATNKLFELAGTRSTLAEHNLDRHWRNARTHTLHDPVRWKYSILGKYYLNGEKPPLHAWS; encoded by the coding sequence ATGAATATCATTGCCAAGCCGGAAACATCAGGAATACCCGCCATTCCGCGCCCCATTGAGCCCGCGCATGTGATCAGAAGCGATGCGGAAGCCATCGAGATCGCCCATCGCCTCGCAGCAGATTTTGCCAAGGATGCGGCGATCCGGGACCGGGACAGAATTTGGCCGGTTGCGGAACTCGACGCTTTTTCCCAAAGCGGCCTCTGGTCGATCAATGTCCCAAAGGAATTTGGTGGCCCCGAGCTTTCTTATGCCACGCTGGCGAAGGTCGTCGAAATCATTTCGCAGGCCGATTCCTCCATCGGACAGGTGGCGCAGAACCATCTGGGCGTCGTGGCGGCAATTCGCACCGTGTCCGACAAAGCCCAACAGCAATTGATCTTCGGGGAAGTGCTGAAAGGCTTGCGGCTGGGCAATGCCTTTTCGGAATTCGGCTCGAAACGGGCCGCCGATTTCGAAACGAAATTTACCGATCACGGTGATCATGTCATCGTTAACGGCAAGAAATTCTACTCCTCCGGCGCATTGCTTGCCCATAAGGTGCCAATCGTCGCGCTCGATGAGGAGGGCCGCGCCTGGTACGCCATCGCCGACCGCGATGCACCGGGCCTGACGGTTATCGACGACTGGTCCAGTTTCGGCCAGCGCACCACGCTATCAGGCACGGTCATTCTGGAGAATGTCAAGGTGGACAAGGCCTGGCTGGTTCCAGGCTACAAGGGCTATGAGGTGCCGACTGCCGACGGCGCAATTTTCCAGATCATTCAGGTTGCCGTCGATACCGGCATCGCCCAGGCGGCAATTGTCGAAACTATCGATTTCGTCCGCACAAAATCCCGCCCCTGGGTGGATTCCGGACTGGATCGCGCCAGCGACGACCCGTATACGATCCAGGCTGTTGGCAGCCTGTCGCTGCGCCTGCATGCGGCCCAGGCATTGCTTGAAAAAGCCGGCAGAGCCATCGACGTCGCTGTTACCAATCCCAATGCCGACACCGTCGCCCAAGCGCAAATCATCACCGCCGAGGCGAAAATTCTTTCAACCGAGATTGCTATTGAGGCGACCAATAAATTGTTCGAACTCGCAGGCACGAGATCGACTTTGGCCGAGCACAATCTGGACCGTCATTGGCGCAATGCCCGAACCCATACGCTGCATGACCCGGTGCGCTGGAAATATTCCATTCTCGGCAAATATTACCTGAATGGCGAGAAACCACCACTGCATGCCTGGAGTTGA
- the sfnG gene encoding dimethylsulfone monooxygenase SfnG, with protein sequence MPHQKREPLKFAYWVPNVSGGLVISSIEQRTHWGIEYNRKLAQIAEQSGFDYALSQIRFTAGYGADNQHESVSFSHALLAATEKLRVIAAVLPGPWHPALLAKQIATISHLTNGRVDVNIVSGWFRGEFTSIGEPWLDHDERYRRSEEFIRAIRGIWTEDSYNLRGDFYRFNDYSMKPKPEGGVPQVFQGGSSRAARDMAARVSDWYFTNGNTPEGLQSQVDDIRAKEKLFGKTWRTRIGMNAFGIVRDTEQEAQDTLKEIIDKAIPDAVNGFKHEVQNAGNASPEREGNWAKSTFQDLVQYNDGFKSNLIGTPQQVAERIIEHKRAGADLILMGFLHFQEEVEFFGKKVIPLVRELEAREDGALQAAE encoded by the coding sequence ATGCCACACCAGAAAAGAGAGCCGCTGAAATTCGCCTATTGGGTTCCCAATGTCTCCGGCGGATTGGTCATCAGTTCCATCGAACAACGGACCCATTGGGGGATAGAGTATAACCGCAAGCTGGCGCAGATTGCCGAGCAGAGCGGCTTCGATTACGCCCTTAGCCAGATCCGCTTCACCGCCGGTTATGGCGCCGATAACCAGCACGAATCCGTGTCTTTCAGCCACGCCCTACTGGCGGCGACGGAAAAGCTGCGGGTCATCGCCGCCGTGCTTCCCGGCCCCTGGCACCCGGCCCTGCTTGCCAAGCAGATCGCCACAATCAGCCACCTCACCAACGGGCGCGTCGATGTGAACATTGTCTCCGGCTGGTTCCGGGGTGAATTTACGTCGATTGGCGAACCATGGCTGGACCATGACGAACGGTACCGTCGCTCAGAAGAATTCATCCGGGCCATTCGCGGCATCTGGACCGAGGACAGCTATAATCTGCGCGGCGATTTCTATCGCTTCAACGACTATTCCATGAAACCGAAGCCGGAAGGCGGCGTTCCACAGGTCTTCCAGGGCGGCTCCTCACGCGCTGCGCGAGACATGGCGGCCCGCGTGTCGGATTGGTATTTCACCAACGGCAACACGCCGGAAGGCCTGCAATCCCAGGTCGATGACATCCGCGCCAAGGAAAAACTATTCGGCAAAACCTGGCGCACCAGGATTGGCATGAATGCCTTCGGCATTGTCCGCGACACCGAGCAGGAAGCTCAGGACACCCTGAAGGAAATCATCGACAAGGCCATTCCAGATGCCGTCAATGGCTTCAAGCATGAAGTTCAGAATGCCGGCAATGCCTCGCCGGAGCGCGAAGGCAATTGGGCAAAATCCACCTTCCAGGATCTGGTCCAATATAACGATGGCTTCAAATCCAACCTGATCGGCACGCCGCAACAGGTCGCAGAACGCATCATCGAGCATAAACGCGCCGGTGCGGACCTGATTCTGATGGGCTTCCTGCATTTCCAGGAAGAGGTGGAGTTTTTTGGCAAAAAGGTCATTCCGTTGGTGCGCGAACTGGAAGCGCGGGAAGACGGCGCACTGCAAGCTGCCGAATAA